A stretch of the Malus sylvestris chromosome 10, drMalSylv7.2, whole genome shotgun sequence genome encodes the following:
- the LOC126584888 gene encoding uncharacterized protein LOC126584888 isoform X3 — MNHPKEPNLRNQTPGRILEVGTHPSSHLRSRAPTFRSPSPGRVPPPTLPPPSLPSSPAERGRGHPKKLQLAQDWDYKVEALKNSSGVSSGKLAQSDLQMGGIPNSSSSGKLAQSDLQMGGIPNSSSELVDYSNRSTNIITALLRSSLRTNKCSQFSTVKPKVS, encoded by the exons ATGAATCATCCAAAAGAGCCCAATCTTCGGAACCAGACTCCGGGACGCATCTTGGAAGTTGGAACCCATCCTTCTTCACACCTTCGATCCCGAGCGCCCACCTTCAGGAGCCCATCTCCTGGCCGTGTTCCTCCACCTACGCTGCCGCCGCCTTCATTGCCATCTTCTCCAG cagagagagggagagggcaCCCCAAAAAATTGCAACTTGCTCAG GACTGGGACTACAAAGTGGAAGCTCTGAAAAATTCGAGCGG GGTAAGCTCCGGAAAATTAGCGCAATCGGATCTGCAAATGGGAGGAATACCTAACAGCAGCAG CTCCGGAAAATTAGCTCAATCGGATCTGCAAATGGGAGGAATACCTAACAGCAGCAG tgaattggtggattattcaaaCAGAAGTACAAACATAATTACTGCGTTACTAAG GAGTTCACTTCGAACAAACAAATGTTCACAATTCTCAACAGTCAAACCAAAGGTATCATAG
- the LOC126584888 gene encoding uncharacterized protein LOC126584888 isoform X2 — protein MNHPKEPNLRNQTPGRILEVGTHPSSHLRSRAPTFRSPSPGRVPPPTLPPPSLPSSPERGRGHPKKLQLAQDWDYKVEALKNSSGVSSGKLAQSDLQMGGIPNSSSSGKLAQSDLQMGGIPNSSSELVDYSNRSTNIITALLRSAMKEFTSNKQMFTILNSQTKGIIEAINKGKDDNL, from the exons ATGAATCATCCAAAAGAGCCCAATCTTCGGAACCAGACTCCGGGACGCATCTTGGAAGTTGGAACCCATCCTTCTTCACACCTTCGATCCCGAGCGCCCACCTTCAGGAGCCCATCTCCTGGCCGTGTTCCTCCACCTACGCTGCCGCCGCCTTCATTGCCATCTTCTCCAG agagagggagagggcaCCCCAAAAAATTGCAACTTGCTCAG GACTGGGACTACAAAGTGGAAGCTCTGAAAAATTCGAGCGG GGTAAGCTCCGGAAAATTAGCGCAATCGGATCTGCAAATGGGAGGAATACCTAACAGCAGCAG CTCCGGAAAATTAGCTCAATCGGATCTGCAAATGGGAGGAATACCTAACAGCAGCAG tgaattggtggattattcaaaCAGAAGTACAAACATAATTACTGCGTTACTAAG GTCGGCAATGAAGGAGTTCACTTCGAACAAACAAATGTTCACAATTCTCAACAGTCAAACCAAAGGTATCATAGAAGCAATCAACAAAGGCAAAGATGACAATCTATGA
- the LOC126584890 gene encoding uncharacterized protein LOC126584890, protein MESPLGYALTLFFAGYLFFFLSSPSPANASAQLVDGVCQKSINNTECMEVLHSDPRVKSASTYILLAQVALDLAIGNAKDSQAFINNLLKSDPTEPIKQCASSYELVVASFQSAKVEIYEDPLTANYDVKIAGDDAGNCETALSSKGVKYPELSARNHVVLLYSSIGDVITGQID, encoded by the coding sequence ATGGAGTCCCCTCTTGGTTATGCGTTAACATTATTCTTTGCtggttatttgtttttcttcctctcttctccTTCACCAGCCAATGCATCAGCCCAATTGGTCGATGGTGTATGCCAAAAATCCATAAATAATACTGAGTGCATGGAAGTTCTGCACTCTGATCCTCGAGTAAAATCGGCATCCACTTACATACTTCTTGCTCAAGTCGCCCTCGACCTAGCCATAGGGAATGCAAAAGATAGCCAAGCATTCATCAACAATTTGCTCAAGAGTGATCCGACGGAGCCTATTAAACAATGTGCTTCTTCATACGAGTTAGTGGTGGCTTCATTCCAAAGCGCAAAAGTTGAGATATACGAGGATCCTTTGACGGCCAACTATGATGTCAAAATTGCGGGCGATGATGCGGGTAACTGCGAAACTGCCTTAAGTTCTAAAGGAGTTAAATATCCTGAATTATCTGCTAGAAACCATGTTGTACTGTTATATAGTAGTATTGGGGATGTAATCACCGGTCAGATTGATTGA
- the LOC126584888 gene encoding uncharacterized protein LOC126584888 isoform X1, translating into MNHPKEPNLRNQTPGRILEVGTHPSSHLRSRAPTFRSPSPGRVPPPTLPPPSLPSSPAERGRGHPKKLQLAQDWDYKVEALKNSSGVSSGKLAQSDLQMGGIPNSSSSGKLAQSDLQMGGIPNSSSELVDYSNRSTNIITALLRSAMKEFTSNKQMFTILNSQTKGIIEAINKGKDDNL; encoded by the exons ATGAATCATCCAAAAGAGCCCAATCTTCGGAACCAGACTCCGGGACGCATCTTGGAAGTTGGAACCCATCCTTCTTCACACCTTCGATCCCGAGCGCCCACCTTCAGGAGCCCATCTCCTGGCCGTGTTCCTCCACCTACGCTGCCGCCGCCTTCATTGCCATCTTCTCCAG cagagagagggagagggcaCCCCAAAAAATTGCAACTTGCTCAG GACTGGGACTACAAAGTGGAAGCTCTGAAAAATTCGAGCGG GGTAAGCTCCGGAAAATTAGCGCAATCGGATCTGCAAATGGGAGGAATACCTAACAGCAGCAG CTCCGGAAAATTAGCTCAATCGGATCTGCAAATGGGAGGAATACCTAACAGCAGCAG tgaattggtggattattcaaaCAGAAGTACAAACATAATTACTGCGTTACTAAG GTCGGCAATGAAGGAGTTCACTTCGAACAAACAAATGTTCACAATTCTCAACAGTCAAACCAAAGGTATCATAGAAGCAATCAACAAAGGCAAAGATGACAATCTATGA
- the LOC126584888 gene encoding uncharacterized protein LOC126584888 isoform X4, translating to MNHPKEPNLRNQTPGRILEVGTHPSSHLRSRAPTFRSPSPGRVPPPTLPPPSLPSSPAERGRGHPKKLQLAQDWDYKVEALKNSSGVSSGKLAQSDLQMGGIPNSSSSGKLAQSDLQMGGIPNSSSELVDYSNRSTNIITALLSFKISRGLQHIKYGGN from the exons ATGAATCATCCAAAAGAGCCCAATCTTCGGAACCAGACTCCGGGACGCATCTTGGAAGTTGGAACCCATCCTTCTTCACACCTTCGATCCCGAGCGCCCACCTTCAGGAGCCCATCTCCTGGCCGTGTTCCTCCACCTACGCTGCCGCCGCCTTCATTGCCATCTTCTCCAG cagagagagggagagggcaCCCCAAAAAATTGCAACTTGCTCAG GACTGGGACTACAAAGTGGAAGCTCTGAAAAATTCGAGCGG GGTAAGCTCCGGAAAATTAGCGCAATCGGATCTGCAAATGGGAGGAATACCTAACAGCAGCAG CTCCGGAAAATTAGCTCAATCGGATCTGCAAATGGGAGGAATACCTAACAGCAGCAG tgaattggtggattattcaaaCAGAAGTACAAACATAATTACTGCGTTACTAAG TTTTAAGATTTCCAGAGGACTTCAACATATCAAGTATGGAGGGAATTGA